The genomic region ATATTGTACGATCATTCTTTCTCTTGATTTTATATTTCCTTTTATATGATCTGAAATAATAATTCCAGAGTTTTTTAAAGCTTGTTCATTACTTAAAACTGCATTTTTAATATTTATATTTAGGACACAATCCGGATTTATAAAATTGATTGCATCTTGACAATCTTTTTCATCTTTTTGTATACCATATGGTAAACGTAATGCAATAAATTGATAATTTGTATTTTTTGTCTTTTTTCTTAATTGCTCAATACTAATTTGACATAATTTTCCAGTTAATGTGGAGTCTTGTCCTCCACTAATACCAAGTATTAAAGTTTTTAAATGAATATTGTTAAGTAAATATTTTTTTAAAAAATTAATACGATTTTTAATTTCTATTTCTGGTATAATTATTGCTTTTACTTTTAATAATTTAATAATTTTTTTTTGCATATTCACATTTTTATCCTAATTCTCCTCTTATTAAGAGGATAAATTTATTATTTTTTGATAAATTAAACTTTTTTTAAACACACACTATTATACTAAATAA from Buchnera aphidicola (Diuraphis noxia) harbors:
- the nadE gene encoding ammonia-dependent NAD(+) synthetase, which codes for MNMQKKIIKLLKVKAIIIPEIEIKNRINFLKKYLLNNIHLKTLILGISGGQDSTLTGKLCQISIEQLRKKTKNTNYQFIALRLPYGIQKDEKDCQDAINFINPDCVLNINIKNAVLSNEQALKNSGIIISDHIKGNIKSRERMIVQYSIAAVKNGLVVGTGHASEIISGFFTKYGDNGTDINPISTLNKRQGVLLLKQLRCPSHLYLKKPTADLEDEHPQREDESVLGVKYDDIDSYLEGKKIDISSKEIIEKLYLNTLHKRNKPIIF